TTCACGGACATCGCTATGCCAGAATGCGCGGCCTCTCGAAGGCTCAAGAACAAAGTCTCCTCTGCGCAGCCTGCCAAAACATGAAGAAAATAGCGCTTATCCTAAGCGCTAGACGCATATTTTCTGATATTTTTAAAACTATTGCCTTCAAAGAGAGTTCCGTTCACTGTTTTGCTTCGAACTTGGGATTTGATCGACCAAATTTAAATTTTTCAAACTAAATCGAACAGAAATAGGGCGTAATAAAACCCCGCTTTTAAAAAAAACGGGGTTAGTCAGCAATCTGAAACCCTTGAAAGGGTTTCACTTTCAAGGGTTGCGGTTATTTAGAATTTTTTAACGATATCTTCGTAGCTTTTCCGCCATGCTTTCGGGAAGATTTCAATACCCTGTTTCAGGTGTCCGACTGCAATCAACATTGTGAGCCAGTACTGATCGGGAATATTGAATTCTTTTGTTACGCCATCAAGGTCAAATCCATCCATTGGATGAGTCTGGAGGCCTCTGTTGGATGCGCTGTACATAAGTGACATTGCAAAGAGTGCCGCATTTTTGCATGCGAAGGCCTGAATCCTGTCTTCGGTAGTCCCGTAAAGTCCTCCAGTTGTTTCAGTAAACCACTGGTATTTATCTTCGGTCATAATTCCGGACTTGACGTTGTTTTTGAACAGTTTTTCAAGTCCTTCGTTGCCAGCCTGCCATCCTTTACGGTCAGCAAGAACCATTAATACAACTGGGGCATCAGTAATTTTGGGCTGATCCCAGGCCAGTTTTCTGAGACGTGCTTTTTCTTCGTGATCTCTCAAAACAACAAGATTCCACGGCTGGAGATTGAAGCTTGAAGGTGCTTTTGCAGCATCTTCTACAATGGCTTTGAGTTCTTCCTCGCTGACTTCTTT
Above is a window of Maridesulfovibrio bastinii DSM 16055 DNA encoding:
- a CDS encoding nitroreductase family protein, which codes for MDFSEVLEKRRAVNFFDPEKEVSEEELKAIVEDAAKAPSSFNLQPWNLVVLRDHEEKARLRKLAWDQPKITDAPVVLMVLADRKGWQAGNEGLEKLFKNNVKSGIMTEDKYQWFTETTGGLYGTTEDRIQAFACKNAALFAMSLMYSASNRGLQTHPMDGFDLDGVTKEFNIPDQYWLTMLIAVGHLKQGIEIFPKAWRKSYEDIVKKF